From a single Kryptolebias marmoratus isolate JLee-2015 linkage group LG17, ASM164957v2, whole genome shotgun sequence genomic region:
- the LOC108245612 gene encoding zinc finger protein 771 isoform X2 — translation MNDVDHLRQNRTESRLLEKKVEMKTLGVHQQEDQTNDRQLLEVKEEEEEEEEEVPHLWSSGLDQQDPELLVIKKEEEDLWSSQEGEQLPVTSEDEKSPQLFQLHRIKTEDDRETEPPTSSSAEQMKTETDEEDCGGPEPDPAGSRAKWRSACPADVQQVVIKEEVSSEWSSSLDQQDPELLHIKEEEEELWRSQEEEHLHVEESTRFPYNKYDEETLESSQFCRVKTGNSRETEPSTSRLTEMIKTETDGEDDEGPEPDRNPDEKTAESPAAEVSDGDWQEPMSDSGPETEFIVDSEKMVPAGAKPYHCDLCGKEFKYRYQLKKHTTVHTREKPYVCGFCSKRFSQQGNLQRHMSFHTGEKPFSCDVCGYRFNEELDLTKHMRVHTTEYQCEICGKSLKYPSDLTKHMKVHTGEALFHCDVCGKNFKYKSNLRKHERVHTGEAPFQCDVCGKNFKYKCDLRKHTRVHTGETPFQCDVCNKRFRCQYNLKKHQSLHTRGQTVKT, via the exons aTGAACGACGTGGATCATCTTCGTCAGAACAGGACTGAAAGTCGgcttttagagaagaaagtGGAGATGAAAACTCTCGGTGTCCATCAGCAGGAGGACCAGACAA ATGACcgtcagctgctggaggttaaagaagaagaagaagaagaagaagaagaagttccTCATCTGTGGAGCTCCGGTCtggaccagcaggacccagaGCTCCTCGTCAtaaagaaggaagaggaggatctTTGGAGCAGTCAGGAAGGAGAGCAGCTTCCTGTGACAAGTGAAGACGAAAAAAGTCCTCAGTTATTTCAGCTTCATCGGATCAAAACTGAAGACGACAGAGAGACGGAACCTCcaaccagcagctcagctgaacagatgaaaacagaaactgacGAAGAGGACTGTGGAGGACCAGAACCAGATCCAGCAGGATCCCGAGCCAAATGGAGATCAG cgtGTCCTGCGGATGTTCAGCAGGTGGTGATTAAAGAAGAGGTCTCCTCTGAGTGGAGCTCCAGTCtggaccagcaggacccagaACTCCTCCAcataaaggaggaggaggaggaactctGGCGCAGTCAGGAGGAAGAGCACCTTCATGTGGAGGAGAGCACCAGGTTCCCCTACAATAAATACGATGAAGAGACACTCGAGTCTTCACAGTTCTGTCGAGTCAAAACTGGAAACAGCAGAGAGACCGAACCTTCAACCAGCAGATTAactgaaatgatcaaaacagaaactgatgGAGAGGACGACgaaggaccagaaccagacagaAACCCAGATGAAAAAACTGCAGAATCTCCAGCAGCTGAAGTCAGTGATGGTGACTGGCAGGAACCCATGTCAGATTCTGGACctgaaactgaatttattgtAGATTCAGAGAAAATGGTCCCCGCCGGAGCAAAGCCATATCACTGTGATCTGTGTGGGAAAGAATTCAAGTATCGCTATcagcttaaaaaacacacaacagttcATACTAGAGAGAAACcgtatgtttgtggtttctgCAGCAAAAGATTTTCACAACAAGGAAACTTACAAAGACACATGAGCTTCCACACGGGAGAGAAACCCTTTAGCTGCGACGTCTGTGGCTACAGATTCAACGAAGAACTGGATCTTACAAAACACATGAGGGTTCATACCACAGAGTATCAGTGTGAGATTTGTGGGAAAAGTTTAAAGTATCCGAGCGATCTTACAAAGCACATGAAAGTTCATACAGGAGAGGCACTGTTTCATTGTGACGTTTGTGGGAAAAATTTCAAATATAAGTCTAATCTCCGAAAACACGAGAGAGTTCACACAGGAGAGGCACCGTTTCAGTGCGACGTTTGtggtaaaaactttaaatataagTGTGATCTCAGAAAACATACGAGGGTTCACACAGGAGAGACGCCGTTTCAGTGTGACGTTTGTAATAAAAGATTTAGATGTCAGTATaatcttaaaaaacaccaaagtctTCATACACGAGGACAAACagtgaaaacataa
- the LOC119617860 gene encoding gastrula zinc finger protein XlCGF8.2DB-like, protein MKTETDGEDCGRPEPDRNRDPNSHLQSNTDGKASDSSETEDSDDDDGDLDENMSDSGSENEDSDEDWTETRTPGSGVNSIMGHEEVKKAFSCPKCCKQFVYKPSLQKHVTSHPREKRFACVDCGKMFQAQCHLKYHVRLHTGERPFACDKCDKAFSHSSILKSHVENHTGEKPFQCDVCEKTFGSQGNMKQHKSLHSGEKAFASSSCDKRFRRCHDLDAHMMAHTGNKPFVCGACGARFSREGNLLKHVKIHTGERPFACNKCEKRFLRKADLKKHVPVHLRVKKVSTEIRRFACKDCGKKFVQLSHLNVHKVVHTGEKAFSCHVCGASFTRRDSLKRHNVKKSCSVPRFI, encoded by the coding sequence atgaaaacagaaactgatggagaggactgtggaagaccagaaccagacaggAACCGTGATCCAAACAGTCATTTACAGTCAAACACTGATGGAAAGGCTTCAGACTCCTCAGAGACTGAAgacagtgatgatgatgatggtgatttAGATGAAAATATGTCAGATTCTGGATCTGAAAATGAAGACAGTGATGAAGATTGGACGGAAACCAGGACACCTGGATCAGGAGTGAACAGCATTATGGGACATGAAGAAGTGAAGAAAGCTTTCAGTTGTCCAAAGTGttgtaaacagtttgtttacaaGCCGTCTCTTCAGAAACACGTAACTTCTCATCCACGAGAGAAACGGTTTGCTTGTGTTGATTGTGGTAAAATGTTTCAAGCTCAGTGTCATCTTAAATATCATGTGAGACTCCACACAGGAGAGAGACCGTTTGCTTGTGATAAATGTGATAAAGCATTTAGCCATTCATCTATTCTGAAGTCTCACGTAGAAAAccacacaggagaaaaaccATTTCAGTGTGATGTGTGTGAGAAAACATTTGGCTCACAGGGAAATATGAAGCAGCACAAGTCCCTTCATTCAGGAGAAAAAGCCTTTGCTAGCAGTAGTTGTGATAAACGTTTCAGACGTTGCCATGACCTCGATGCACATATGATGGCtcacacaggaaacaaaccATTTGTCTGCGGTGCTTGTGGTGCAAGATTTTCTCGAGAAGGAAATCTGCTCAAACACGTtaaaatccacacaggagagcGGCCATTTGCCTGTAATAAATGTGAGAAAAGATTTCTACGAAAAGCAGATCTTAAGAAGCATGTGCCAGTTCATTTAAGAGTTAAAAAGGTTTCCACTGAAATTAGACGCTTTGCTTGTAAAGACTGTGGAAAAAAGTTTGTCCAGTTGTCGCATCTTAATGTGCATAAAGTCgtccacacaggagaaaaaGCATTCAGCTGCCATGTTTGTGGGGCGAGTTTCACACGGCGGGACTCTCTGAAGAGACACAACGTGAAAAAAAGCTGCTCAGTTCCAAGGTTTATTTAG
- the LOC108245612 gene encoding uncharacterized protein LOC108245612 isoform X3, with the protein MNDVDHLRQNRTESRLLEKKVEMKTLGVHQQEDQTNDRQLLEVKEEEEEEEEEVPHLWSSGLDQQDPELLVIKKEEEDLWSSQEGEQLPVTSEDEKSPQLFQLHRIKTEDDRETEPPTSSSAEQMKTETDEEDCGGPEPDPAGSRAKWRSAAPVAGPAVSDEEDSEASSASQHAPAQEKKKRKSPAAADGDRQYFWRDGHQDTMAEFWLSHPIFYDKAQQHYKNKEMKLQLMQELIEQNCEDWEKLHSPLPTVIQVDAHLRNMRTRFVKLLKRKSSTPALILSYTDQRIWERYQFLRPYIQRGRTSATHTFPGVPPGGDAAADEGEDDDKSLLWTQQPSTSQIQAKGKGKRKNRRLLTSPLPSTLLDSEDISKMEILQQAKNLICNIRAPTRSDHERRVRDFSRYMESEMLRIPESSWDECSFTIMNVIRGFKAAQQPAHLAMSQQQTYQQSYGGQYQQQGGYYSQQSGTF; encoded by the exons aTGAACGACGTGGATCATCTTCGTCAGAACAGGACTGAAAGTCGgcttttagagaagaaagtGGAGATGAAAACTCTCGGTGTCCATCAGCAGGAGGACCAGACAA ATGACcgtcagctgctggaggttaaagaagaagaagaagaagaagaagaagaagttccTCATCTGTGGAGCTCCGGTCtggaccagcaggacccagaGCTCCTCGTCAtaaagaaggaagaggaggatctTTGGAGCAGTCAGGAAGGAGAGCAGCTTCCTGTGACAAGTGAAGACGAAAAAAGTCCTCAGTTATTTCAGCTTCATCGGATCAAAACTGAAGACGACAGAGAGACGGAACCTCcaaccagcagctcagctgaacagatgaaaacagaaactgacGAAGAGGACTGTGGAGGACCAGAACCAGATCCAGCAGGATCCCGAGCCAAATGGAGATCAG CGGCGCCGGTCGCAGGGCCTGCTGTGTCCGATGAGGAGGACTCGGAGGCTTCCTCAGCCTCCCAGCATGCACCAGctcaggagaagaagaagaggaagagtccagctgcagctgatgggGACAGACAGTATTTTTGGAGGGATGGACACCAAGACACAATGGCCGAATTTTGGCTCAGTCACCCAATCTTCTACGACAAGGCACAGCAGCATTAcaagaacaaagaaatgaagTTGCAGCTTATGCAGGAGTTGATTGAGCAAAACTGTGAGGATTGGGAGAAGCTCCACAGCCCCCTGCCAACCG TTATCCAAGTTGATGCACATTTGCGTAACATGCGAACTCGATTTGTGAAGCTGCTGAAACGCAAATCTAGCACCCCGGCGCTGATCTTGTCGTACACGGATCAGAGAATCTGGGAGCGGTACCAGTTTCTCCGCCCGTACATTCAGCGTGGCAGGACGTCAGCAACGCACACT TTTCCTGGGGTACCGCCTGGAGgggatgctgctgctgatgagggCGAGGATGATGACAAGAGTCTGCTGTGGACTCAGCAGCCCTCCACCTCCCAGATCCAGGCCAAAGggaaaggaaagagaaaaaacagaaggcTCCTCACTTCCCCTTTACCGTCCACTCTCTTAGACAGCGAGGACATATCTAAGATGGAG ATTTTGCAGCAGGCCAAGAACCTGATCTGCAACATCAGAGCCCCGACACGGAGCGATCACGAGAGGAGAGTAAGAGACTTCAGCAGGTATATGGAGTCCGAGATGCTTCGGATACCAGAGTCCTCGTGGGATGAGTGCAGTTTCACCATAATGAACGTGATCCGAGGGTTCAAGGCTGCTCAGCAACCGGCTCACCTGGCCATGTCACAACAGCAGACATACCAGCAG AGTTATGGAGGCCAGTACCAGCAGCAGGGAGGATATTACTCACAGCAGAGTGGTACTTTCTAG